GGCGAGAGCGAAGAGTACAACGCGGGGAAGGTGACGGTCTCGGGACCGATCCGACGCGACAAGGGGCGTCCCTCGCCGCTGTCGGGACCGGGGGGCACGACCGCCGACGACGTCGTCGAGCAGATCGAGGCGGCCGACGAGGACGAGGACGTCGAGGCGCTCGTCGTCGAGCTCAACACGCCCGGCGGCGAGGTGCTCCCGAGTGACGACATCCGGCGCGCGGCCGCCGACTTCGACGGCCCCACGGTCGCGTACGCGACCGACACCTGCGCGTCCGGCGGCTACTGGATCGCGAGCGGCTGCGACGAGCTGTGGGCGCGCGACGCGAGCCTCGTCGGGTCCATCGGCGTCGTCGGCTCCCGGCCGAACGCCGCCGGGCTCGCCGACAAGCTCGGGATCTCCTACGAGCAGTTCACCGCCGGCGAGTACAAGGACGCCGGCGTCCCGCTGCGCGAGATCGAGGAGGACGAGCGGGAGTACCTCCAGGGGATCATCGACGGCTACTACGAGCAGTTCGTCGAGACCGTCAGCGAGGGACGCGACATGGACCCCGAGGCGATCCGGGAGACGGAGGCGCGGGTGTACCTCGGCACCGACGCCCTCGAGATCGGGCTCGTCGACGAGCTCGGCACCGAGGGCGACGTCGAGGATCGGCTCGGGGAGCTGATCGACGCGGAGCCGGAGGTCCGCGAGTTCACGCCCGACCGGGGGCTCGCGGAGCGGCTCGGCATCGGCGCGGAGCGCGTGGCGTTCGCCGCCGGCAGCGGCGTCGC
Above is a window of Halorubrum depositum DNA encoding:
- the sppA gene encoding signal peptide peptidase SppA, which translates into the protein MESDARSDGRNLLAAAVVGATATVAGRRLVARLTRGRFGESEEYNAGKVTVSGPIRRDKGRPSPLSGPGGTTADDVVEQIEAADEDEDVEALVVELNTPGGEVLPSDDIRRAAADFDGPTVAYATDTCASGGYWIASGCDELWARDASLVGSIGVVGSRPNAAGLADKLGISYEQFTAGEYKDAGVPLREIEEDEREYLQGIIDGYYEQFVETVSEGRDMDPEAIRETEARVYLGTDALEIGLVDELGTEGDVEDRLGELIDAEPEVREFTPDRGLAERLGIGAERVAFAAGSGVASVFASEGGDVDVELR